A window of the Thermotoga sp. SG1 genome harbors these coding sequences:
- a CDS encoding NifB/NifX family molybdenum-iron cluster-binding protein: MIIVIPVSENKGKDSPISEHFGRAPYFAFMKVEDGKILDIFVEENPFAQDHVAGAVPNFVRQKGADLVIARGIGKKAVSVFESSGVKVIRGASRTVEEVVRKYLSGE; encoded by the coding sequence ATGATCATTGTTATTCCCGTTTCCGAAAACAAGGGAAAAGACTCTCCCATCTCGGAACACTTCGGAAGAGCCCCCTATTTTGCGTTCATGAAAGTGGAAGATGGTAAAATACTGGATATCTTTGTTGAAGAAAACCCCTTCGCGCAGGATCATGTTGCCGGTGCTGTTCCGAATTTTGTGAGGCAAAAAGGAGCAGACCTTGTCATAGCAAGAGGAATTGGAAAGAAAGCAGTTTCTGTTTTTGAATCCTCCGGTGTAAAAGTAATAAGAGGAGCTTCAAGAACAGTGGAGGAAGTAGTGAGAAAATACCTGAGTGGAGAGTAG
- a CDS encoding ferredoxin family protein, whose product MESKNTPVIGKDVLGREVRDLSKIPWWGVDRKAIEWYPVIDYDKCTSCGICFVTCGRRVFDFDRKEGKVMVACPYNCMVACQTCMNLCPTEAISFPDVSYIKKLVAQNKIVKKLLKL is encoded by the coding sequence ATGGAATCCAAGAACACTCCGGTGATTGGAAAAGATGTCCTTGGACGAGAAGTGCGTGATCTTTCTAAAATTCCCTGGTGGGGTGTAGATAGAAAAGCAATAGAGTGGTATCCAGTCATCGACTACGACAAATGCACATCGTGTGGCATTTGCTTTGTAACTTGTGGAAGGCGAGTATTTGACTTTGACAGAAAAGAAGGGAAAGTGATGGTAGCATGTCCTTACAATTGCATGGTTGCATGTCAGACATGTATGAATCTTTGTCCAACAGAAGCAATAAGTTTTCCTGATGTTTCTTACATAAAGAAATTGGTCGCACAGAATAAAATCGTAAAAAAGCTTTTGAAATTATAA